A genomic window from Chitinophaga pollutisoli includes:
- a CDS encoding RagB/SusD family nutrient uptake outer membrane protein, translating into MKSIYKICFAAMASAGVFTSCAKKDLLDPTVVRTLNEELTFSDSVRTVAFVTAIYSELGANSFTSRYGNGGSLAEGSDESVSRLFGATQPWVPLMIGTLNSTRTTPYEKVYNNGWNNIRRVNTFLKNYNKLPLAEETKNQLLGEVKFLRAWYFWSMVQHFGGLPIIGDKLYTLDDTILEPRASYEDCIEYLVSELDEARELLQAPGDQGGEDYGRANKGFCMGLKARILMFAASPLYNGGQESIANIDQKPLIGYDAPYDNKRWDRAFEAAKDLMDTNWYTLVENNATPGRGFYELFITRKNNEFIFPAMAGSNRTMEANFLPRSRNGNVNGCPSLNAAKRFGTNKGLPITDPASGFNAADPFKNRDPRFNYTILNNGDKWRTNASGTATPIWTHIGAGTDGVDASLVYTGMFFRKFCNESSTANAGTNTDRVMPIIRFADILLMHAEAAIEKPTPDYAAAAEDIIRIRKRAGIQPGADNRYGLKDDNTVEYWREIIRNERAVELCLEDSRFWDVRRWKTAPVELNTTIMRLMITKVADNQFTYAELPVDKNPIRVFQPHHYFFPLPMTEVMKNREMLQNPGY; encoded by the coding sequence ATGAAAAGCATCTATAAAATCTGTTTCGCCGCGATGGCAAGTGCGGGTGTTTTTACCTCCTGCGCGAAGAAAGACCTGCTGGACCCGACGGTTGTGCGGACATTGAACGAGGAGCTGACGTTCAGCGATAGCGTACGGACCGTGGCCTTTGTAACCGCGATCTACAGTGAGCTCGGCGCCAATTCTTTCACCAGCCGGTATGGCAACGGGGGAAGTTTGGCGGAGGGGTCAGACGAGTCGGTTTCCCGCCTGTTCGGCGCCACCCAGCCCTGGGTGCCCCTGATGATCGGGACGCTCAACTCCACCCGTACCACGCCATACGAAAAAGTGTATAATAACGGCTGGAACAACATCCGCCGGGTGAACACCTTTTTGAAGAATTACAATAAGCTGCCGCTGGCGGAAGAAACCAAAAACCAGTTGCTGGGCGAGGTGAAATTCCTGAGGGCATGGTACTTCTGGTCGATGGTGCAACACTTCGGCGGCCTGCCCATCATCGGCGACAAACTGTATACGCTGGACGACACGATCCTGGAGCCACGCGCCTCTTACGAAGATTGCATCGAATACCTGGTAAGCGAGCTGGATGAGGCGCGCGAACTGCTGCAAGCGCCCGGTGACCAGGGTGGCGAAGATTACGGCCGCGCCAATAAAGGGTTCTGCATGGGATTGAAGGCACGCATCCTGATGTTCGCCGCCAGCCCGCTGTATAACGGCGGACAGGAAAGCATCGCCAATATAGATCAAAAACCCCTGATCGGGTATGACGCACCTTATGACAATAAACGTTGGGACAGGGCCTTCGAAGCTGCCAAAGATCTGATGGATACCAATTGGTACACGCTGGTGGAAAACAATGCCACGCCGGGCAGAGGGTTCTACGAACTTTTCATCACCCGGAAAAACAATGAATTTATTTTCCCTGCCATGGCCGGCTCCAACCGCACGATGGAAGCCAACTTCCTCCCCCGCTCCCGAAACGGCAACGTGAACGGTTGCCCCAGCCTGAACGCGGCGAAGCGCTTCGGCACCAATAAAGGCCTGCCCATCACCGATCCGGCATCAGGATTTAACGCGGCCGATCCGTTTAAAAACCGCGATCCCCGTTTCAATTATACGATCCTGAATAACGGCGACAAATGGCGCACCAACGCCAGTGGCACCGCAACTCCTATATGGACGCATATTGGCGCAGGAACAGACGGCGTGGACGCGAGCCTTGTGTATACCGGCATGTTCTTCCGGAAGTTCTGTAATGAATCATCCACCGCAAACGCCGGCACCAACACCGACCGTGTGATGCCCATTATCCGCTTCGCCGATATCCTGCTCATGCACGCTGAAGCCGCGATTGAGAAGCCCACACCCGATTACGCGGCCGCGGCAGAAGATATCATCCGCATCCGAAAACGCGCGGGCATCCAACCGGGGGCCGACAACCGTTATGGGTTGAAAGATGACAACACCGTTGAATACTGGAGAGAAATCATCCGCAATGAACGCGCCGTGGAGCTTTGCCTGGAAGATTCCCGCTTCTGGGACGTCCGCCGCTGGAAAACCGCGCCTGTGGAGCTGAACACGACAATCATGCGCCTCATGATCACCAAGGTAGCCGACAACCAGTTCACTTACGCGGAATTGCCGGTGGATAAAAACCCGATCCGGGTGTTCCAGCCACACCACTACTTCTTTCCCCTGCCCATGACCGAAGTCATGAAAAACAGGGAGATGCTGCAGAACCCCGGCTATTAA
- a CDS encoding RagB/SusD family nutrient uptake outer membrane protein has product MKKLIYIIPAFALFATVGCNKNLEEGPLENLDSSFIFDPVDKNGSYAEQFLNDIYGNMPNGWNRIGNSMLDAATDDAVPSQRGSSIEDLRFGRFDAFGNPDDVWTARYTSIRKVNVFLANIGKVPIIDETKDFWKAEARFLRAYSYFELLKRYGGVPLMGDRIGTLAEDLQLPRSSFEACVNYISAELDAIKPLVRTYTNSGGDYGRITNTAILALQSRLHLYAASPLFNAGNLAIADRELTGYTDVSAGAVKARWEKAAAVAKELIDLNVHTIESNYTGVFITRNSKEIILSYLRANTSDVEQNNGPVGYTQFSHRGYTSPTEELAEVFLMKNGKSITDPTSGYDPNTPNVGRDNRFQSVFFYNGVRWMRRPVETFEGGLDRPGGNRTQTQTGYYLRKFMYDANNATSLGTQPHNFPLFRYPEIFLNYAEALTEAHETTQSAAVTALNRIRNRGGFANPVPNSVSRDDLRQLIRDERRVELCFEEHRYWDIRRWMIAKQVLSGELHGQRIIRNDDGTFTYTRISVGQVNFSDRMHLYAIPQGEMYRNRNLKQNPLW; this is encoded by the coding sequence ATGAAAAAACTCATCTACATCATACCCGCATTCGCACTGTTCGCCACGGTGGGGTGCAATAAAAACCTGGAGGAAGGGCCGCTGGAAAACCTCGACTCGTCCTTCATTTTCGATCCGGTAGACAAGAACGGTTCTTATGCCGAGCAGTTCCTCAATGATATCTACGGAAACATGCCCAACGGCTGGAACCGTATCGGCAACTCCATGCTCGACGCTGCTACCGACGACGCCGTGCCTTCGCAGCGCGGCAGTTCGATCGAAGATCTCCGTTTCGGGCGGTTCGACGCCTTCGGCAATCCGGACGACGTATGGACGGCACGCTACACGAGCATCCGCAAAGTGAATGTTTTCCTCGCCAACATCGGCAAAGTGCCGATCATCGACGAAACGAAAGACTTCTGGAAAGCTGAAGCCCGCTTCCTGCGCGCCTATTCCTACTTTGAACTGCTGAAACGCTATGGCGGCGTTCCGCTCATGGGCGACAGGATCGGCACGCTTGCCGAAGACCTCCAGCTTCCCCGCAGCTCGTTTGAAGCCTGCGTGAATTATATTTCCGCCGAGCTGGATGCCATCAAGCCCCTGGTGCGCACGTACACCAACTCCGGCGGCGATTACGGCCGTATCACGAATACCGCCATACTGGCGCTTCAATCCAGGCTGCACCTCTATGCCGCCAGCCCGCTTTTCAATGCCGGCAACCTCGCAATCGCCGACCGTGAACTGACCGGTTATACCGACGTTTCCGCCGGCGCCGTGAAAGCCCGGTGGGAAAAAGCCGCCGCTGTCGCCAAAGAGCTGATCGACCTGAATGTGCATACCATCGAATCCAACTACACGGGCGTTTTCATCACCCGTAACAGCAAGGAGATCATTCTCTCCTACCTCCGCGCCAATACCAGCGACGTGGAGCAGAACAACGGGCCCGTGGGCTATACGCAATTCAGCCACAGAGGATATACCAGCCCCACCGAAGAACTGGCTGAAGTTTTCCTCATGAAAAACGGCAAGTCCATCACCGATCCCACATCCGGTTACGATCCGAACACACCGAACGTGGGCCGCGACAACCGTTTCCAGAGCGTGTTTTTCTACAACGGCGTGCGTTGGATGAGAAGGCCAGTGGAAACGTTTGAAGGCGGGCTCGACCGCCCCGGCGGCAACCGCACACAGACGCAGACGGGCTATTACCTCCGCAAATTCATGTACGACGCCAACAACGCCACTTCGCTGGGAACGCAGCCGCATAACTTCCCGCTTTTCCGTTACCCGGAAATTTTCCTCAACTACGCAGAAGCGCTGACGGAAGCGCATGAAACCACCCAGTCTGCCGCTGTAACGGCATTGAACAGGATTCGCAACAGGGGCGGGTTCGCCAACCCCGTTCCCAACTCGGTATCCCGCGACGACCTGCGGCAGCTGATCCGCGATGAGCGCCGCGTGGAGCTTTGCTTTGAGGAGCACCGTTACTGGGATATCCGCCGCTGGATGATCGCCAAACAGGTACTCAGCGGTGAGCTGCACGGCCAGCGCATCATCCGTAACGACGACGGCACTTTCACCTACACCCGCATTTCGGTAGGTCAGGTGAACTTCTCGGACCGCATGCACCTCTACGCCATCCCGCAAGGCGAGATGTACAGAAACCGCAACCTGAAACAAAATCCCCTTTGGTAA
- a CDS encoding O-acetylhomoserine aminocarboxypropyltransferase/cysteine synthase, whose translation MSNNSLRFETLQVHAGYQPDPTTHAAAVPIYQTTSYTFDDAAHAADLFQLKQFGNIYTRIMNPTTDVFEKRIAALEGGVGALAVASGQAAQFIALHNILLPGDNFVTSSYLYGGTYNQFKVSFKRVGVEARFADLDNPASFEALIDDKTKAIYVETIGNPGFAIPDFEAISAIAKKHDLPLVVDNTFGAGGYLFRPLEHGANVVVEAATKWIGGHGNSIGGVIVDGGNYNWGNGKFSQFSEPDEAYHGMKFWEVFGAGSPFGNIAYIIRARVTGLRSLGPSLSPQNAFLFIQGLETLSLRVDRTIENTQALAEWLQKQPQVEFVNYPGLPGNKYHEAAKKYLKKGAGGVLSFKVKGGKDAADTVVQSLQLIYHLANVGDSKTLIIHPATTTHQQLSEEEQRKAGVEPGLLRISLGIEHIEDIKADLAQAFAKI comes from the coding sequence CGGCGGACCTCTTCCAGCTGAAGCAATTCGGCAACATTTACACCCGTATCATGAACCCCACAACCGATGTGTTCGAGAAACGCATCGCAGCCCTGGAAGGCGGCGTAGGCGCGCTGGCAGTGGCTTCCGGACAGGCGGCACAGTTCATCGCCCTGCATAATATCCTCCTCCCGGGCGACAACTTCGTAACTTCTTCCTATCTCTACGGCGGCACTTATAACCAGTTTAAAGTGAGTTTCAAGCGGGTAGGGGTGGAAGCGCGCTTCGCGGACCTCGATAACCCCGCCAGCTTCGAAGCCCTCATCGACGATAAAACCAAAGCCATATATGTGGAAACGATCGGCAACCCTGGCTTCGCCATCCCCGATTTCGAAGCCATTAGCGCCATTGCCAAAAAACATGACCTTCCCCTCGTGGTCGACAATACCTTCGGCGCGGGCGGCTACCTGTTCCGCCCCCTGGAACACGGTGCCAACGTGGTAGTTGAAGCCGCCACCAAATGGATCGGCGGCCACGGCAACAGCATCGGCGGCGTGATTGTGGACGGCGGCAATTACAACTGGGGCAACGGCAAGTTCTCCCAGTTCAGCGAGCCCGACGAGGCTTATCACGGTATGAAATTCTGGGAAGTGTTCGGGGCCGGCAGTCCGTTCGGCAATATCGCCTACATCATCCGCGCCCGGGTGACCGGCCTTCGCAGCCTCGGGCCCTCGCTGTCGCCGCAGAACGCGTTCCTGTTCATCCAGGGGCTGGAGACCCTCAGCCTGCGGGTCGACCGGACCATCGAAAACACCCAGGCCCTGGCCGAGTGGCTGCAAAAGCAACCCCAGGTCGAATTCGTGAACTACCCTGGCCTCCCCGGCAACAAATACCACGAAGCCGCGAAAAAATACCTGAAAAAAGGCGCCGGTGGCGTGCTTTCCTTCAAGGTGAAAGGCGGTAAAGATGCGGCGGATACTGTTGTGCAGAGCCTCCAGCTCATTTACCACCTCGCCAACGTGGGCGATAGCAAAACGCTCATCATCCATCCCGCCACCACCACCCACCAGCAGCTCAGCGAAGAAGAGCAGCGCAAGGCGGGCGTGGAACCCGGATTGCTGCGCATCTCCCTCGGCATCGAACATATTGAGGATATCAAGGCAGATCTCGCGCAGGCTTTCGCCAAAATCTGA
- a CDS encoding M60 family peptidase N-terminal accessory domain-containing protein, translating into MIRQTSFCCAMLCAALSVGAQQLTPDKVLVSPENRLSVKDKDLRNAVRDWSKAQLASTDYAKISAHPSAAVFPGSVGESAVRVTETVSISHRQISDALAPVVATLHFSQPWRNTMYSTGLYAVAGEYIEVTVPESLLDKNVCIQIGAHSDNLTRWVAGGEDWRRMPDIVRIDTLRKKITRITSPFGGLIYVTAGPKSASWTAPVKISRAVKAPLFIAGKTTAEDWARQLAGSKAPWGSWLPKRSSSLSPIPSSGRWAIRIMCSNCGT; encoded by the coding sequence ATGATAAGGCAAACCTCTTTCTGCTGCGCAATGTTATGCGCCGCACTGTCTGTCGGCGCGCAACAGCTCACGCCGGACAAAGTGCTCGTTTCCCCGGAAAACCGGCTTTCCGTAAAAGACAAGGATCTGCGCAACGCCGTCCGAGACTGGAGCAAAGCGCAGCTCGCCTCCACGGATTACGCAAAAATCTCCGCGCATCCTTCCGCGGCGGTATTCCCGGGCAGCGTCGGCGAAAGCGCCGTACGTGTAACCGAAACCGTTTCCATTTCCCATCGTCAGATCAGCGACGCGCTGGCGCCGGTGGTGGCTACGCTGCATTTTTCCCAACCCTGGCGCAATACCATGTACAGCACGGGTTTATATGCCGTGGCAGGGGAGTATATCGAGGTAACGGTGCCCGAATCGTTGCTGGATAAAAACGTCTGCATCCAGATCGGGGCGCATTCCGATAACCTTACGCGCTGGGTGGCTGGTGGCGAAGATTGGCGCCGCATGCCCGATATCGTGCGGATAGATACACTCCGCAAGAAAATCACCCGCATCACGTCGCCTTTCGGCGGATTGATCTACGTTACCGCCGGCCCTAAATCCGCATCCTGGACGGCCCCGGTAAAGATTTCCCGCGCGGTGAAAGCCCCGCTTTTCATCGCCGGTAAAACCACGGCGGAAGATTGGGCAAGGCAGCTGGCCGGAAGCAAAGCACCCTGGGGGAGCTGGCTACCGAAAAGGTCGTCATCACTATCCCCGATTCCGTCCTCCGGCAGGTGGGCGATCCGGATTATGTGCTCAAATTGTGGGACCTGA
- a CDS encoding NAD(P)H-dependent oxidoreductase: MKTLVIVTHPNMEASVINKRWIAEMQKHPEQYQIHELYKSYPSGKIDVPREQALIEAHDRIIFQFPLYWFSSPPLLKQWLDEVLAYGWAYGSKSGYKAGGKKIALAITAGIDEEEYLPGARYKYTLQELTRPFELTFEYIRADYRGFHAFYGIELNASEARIESSVAPYMDFLASFAGIKKPASCEAGICL; the protein is encoded by the coding sequence ATGAAAACACTGGTCATCGTAACCCACCCGAACATGGAAGCTTCCGTCATCAACAAAAGATGGATCGCTGAAATGCAAAAACACCCGGAGCAGTATCAAATCCATGAACTTTACAAATCATATCCCAGCGGCAAGATCGACGTCCCCCGCGAGCAGGCTCTCATAGAAGCCCACGACCGGATCATCTTCCAGTTCCCACTGTACTGGTTCAGCAGTCCGCCCCTGCTCAAACAATGGCTGGACGAAGTGCTGGCCTATGGCTGGGCGTATGGCAGCAAAAGCGGTTACAAAGCCGGCGGCAAGAAGATCGCGCTGGCCATCACCGCGGGCATCGACGAAGAAGAATACCTCCCCGGCGCGAGATACAAGTACACCTTGCAGGAACTGACCCGGCCCTTCGAGCTCACGTTCGAATACATCCGGGCCGATTACCGGGGCTTTCATGCTTTCTACGGCATCGAGCTGAATGCCTCCGAAGCCAGGATCGAAAGCAGCGTGGCGCCATACATGGATTTCCTGGCGTCGTTCGCGGGCATAAAAAAGCCCGCCTCGTGTGAAGCGGGCATTTGCCTGTAG
- a CDS encoding M60 family metallopeptidase yields the protein MPDSVLRQVGDPDYVLKLWDLIVGGEMELAQIPQPFYRPQRMVIDEHIGGGFMHSGYPIMIHHSPSRNMLSADVIANPDRLMQGSKGGANWGFFHEIGHNMQNNDWVFGGTTEVSCNFFSLYMFDRLCGGRDNAHTGISNQETQKAMIQYFAAGPAYAKWQQNPFLGLIMFRQLQEAFGWETYKKFFREYQAMAVADPTGAYARGDQMKRDLWASTFSKVSGRNIAPFFEKWGIPISDDVEKELSALPGWMPFNFPPE from the coding sequence ATCCCCGATTCCGTCCTCCGGCAGGTGGGCGATCCGGATTATGTGCTCAAATTGTGGGACCTGATCGTGGGTGGTGAAATGGAACTGGCGCAGATTCCGCAGCCTTTTTACCGGCCGCAGCGCATGGTGATCGACGAGCACATCGGCGGAGGGTTCATGCATAGCGGGTATCCCATCATGATCCACCATTCGCCTTCGCGGAATATGCTGTCGGCCGATGTGATCGCCAATCCCGACAGGCTGATGCAGGGCAGCAAAGGCGGCGCCAACTGGGGTTTCTTCCACGAAATCGGTCATAACATGCAGAATAATGACTGGGTGTTCGGCGGTACCACCGAGGTGAGCTGCAACTTCTTTTCGCTGTACATGTTCGACCGCCTCTGCGGCGGCCGCGATAATGCGCATACCGGTATTTCCAACCAGGAAACGCAGAAAGCCATGATTCAGTATTTCGCGGCGGGGCCTGCTTATGCCAAATGGCAACAGAACCCTTTCCTCGGCCTTATCATGTTTCGCCAGCTGCAGGAAGCCTTTGGCTGGGAAACGTATAAAAAATTCTTCCGCGAATACCAGGCCATGGCCGTCGCCGATCCTACCGGGGCGTATGCACGGGGAGATCAGATGAAGCGCGACCTCTGGGCCAGCACTTTCTCCAAAGTAAGCGGCCGAAACATCGCGCCGTTCTTTGAAAAATGGGGGATTCCGATCAGCGACGACGTGGAGAAGGAACTGTCTGCCCTCCCGGGATGGATGCCCTTCAACTTCCCGCCGGAATGA
- a CDS encoding nuclear transport factor 2 family protein — MKKLLSLLAFTACCHFAQAQSKDEKDVAAAVAKLRTAMLDADKTALEALTGPALTYGHSNARLENRAEFVDYLVSGKGDFVTMELSDQTIAITGSTAIVRHTLKGDTNDGGKPGKVHLHVMTVWVKSGKDWKLIGRQAVKVPPAS, encoded by the coding sequence ATGAAAAAACTGCTATCCCTCCTTGCGTTCACGGCCTGTTGCCATTTTGCGCAGGCGCAATCCAAAGATGAGAAAGACGTGGCCGCGGCCGTTGCCAAACTCCGCACCGCCATGCTCGACGCTGATAAAACCGCACTTGAAGCGCTCACCGGCCCCGCGCTCACTTACGGCCATTCCAACGCCCGGCTCGAAAACAGGGCCGAATTCGTGGATTACCTGGTGAGCGGAAAAGGTGACTTCGTGACGATGGAGCTTTCCGACCAAACCATCGCGATAACCGGCAGCACAGCCATCGTGCGGCACACGCTGAAAGGCGATACCAACGACGGCGGCAAACCCGGGAAAGTGCATCTCCACGTGATGACGGTTTGGGTAAAATCGGGGAAAGACTGGAAACTGATCGGCCGGCAGGCGGTAAAAGTACCGCCCGCATCCTGA
- a CDS encoding helix-turn-helix domain-containing protein → MARIKETSTNYANRKLMSADCFEVYAAGIIGNQWSLAICCYLVKGKLRFGELRKCMPAITERMLTLQLRRLEENGIVKRTVFAEIPPRVEYELTPIGMQLKPVIKALDAWGKAHQSESKK, encoded by the coding sequence ATGGCTAGGATAAAGGAAACATCTACCAACTACGCCAACCGGAAATTGATGTCGGCAGACTGTTTTGAGGTGTATGCGGCCGGGATCATCGGGAATCAATGGTCGCTGGCAATTTGTTGTTACCTGGTGAAGGGGAAGCTGCGGTTCGGGGAGCTGCGGAAATGCATGCCGGCAATCACGGAGCGGATGCTGACGTTACAGCTACGAAGGCTGGAGGAAAACGGGATTGTCAAGCGCACTGTTTTCGCGGAGATCCCGCCGCGGGTGGAATATGAGCTTACGCCTATTGGCATGCAGCTGAAACCCGTGATCAAAGCGCTGGACGCTTGGGGGAAGGCGCATCAGTCTGAATCAAAAAAGTAA
- a CDS encoding TonB-dependent receptor: MKKIFSSLILICLFVQAMAQDARRNVRGTVRDANGAIPGVTIFEKDVPSNGTTTTETGTFNLSVRGKSNILVFKFVGYLQQEVNIAGKSEINVTLQQDVKGLEEVMVVGYGRTTKLSNTVATSSVTGDEIRRVPTASLQNALVGKLPGFLAMQRSGQPGRDGAEFLIRGASTFSGNRNLTPLIIVDDVEFTGNFSDIDPEQVASVTILKDAASAAVYGIKGANGVIVVTTIRGQSGKAQIRLTSNYGRQGNSIRPRFLSAYDHARLRNDALESDGLPKEYTEEDLNHWKNGTDPYGHPDIDWWDELIRKSTTQTKNNLSITGGSDKMRYFISVGHLFQNGILKDFREPGSSVNPNYYLKRYNYRSNLDFQVTPTLDLGLDVSGYFGEENEPNTRGRANRNKIWFELYDYKALPPMAYPIYNPDGSFGAAPETVVTGNGAGNNIVGRLMKGGYRRDFENDMQVNIRASQKLNFIAPGLKLSALVSYSSNQGFSRDLGRTNFLSFIYNSKTETYTPLLPNTYRDEKYSLGSTATTVEKRLNTQLSLNYDTTFGKNHHVYALVLLNQFSETEGAALPENFRGYTFRLGYDFRKKYLIEFNGAYNGTDRFKSSNRYGFFPAVSGGWNIAEEPFFKNNVNFMDLLKIRGSIGMTGTDDINNTYQYLYEHVYNNGLGYNFGESPRSFAGIYEGVLGNENVSWEKELQWNVGTDMNFFKNKLSFTAEVFKRKRTDILLPRQSLSSIIGIGLPPSNLAQVSNRGFELNLNYNNKIGQFSYRINANTSVAKNRIDFMDEGVPPYPWLRQTGGQTNRELGYVTEGFYYDQADVDRSPLPVGPKPLPGDLKYKDLNNDGKIDPYDMAYNRYSNTPTTQYAMTLGGDWKGLSFSVTFQSATNFVLSQFAEAVTPFFGNLRQVHLDAWTPANRDNAKFPRISTMDNISNALSNPSDFWTVKGDYIKLRNAEVGYTVPRRITNSLRLQQVRIYANGSNLITWMLGPNLYDLDPEVSSRTEGGVYPTQRVYNVGLNVNF; this comes from the coding sequence ATGAAAAAGATATTTTCTTCCCTTATACTGATCTGCCTGTTCGTCCAGGCCATGGCCCAGGACGCGCGCAGAAACGTGAGGGGCACCGTCAGGGACGCCAACGGAGCGATTCCGGGGGTGACTATTTTTGAGAAAGACGTGCCCAGCAACGGCACCACCACTACAGAAACGGGCACATTTAACCTGTCTGTCCGCGGGAAAAGCAACATTCTCGTATTTAAATTCGTGGGCTATCTCCAGCAGGAAGTCAACATAGCCGGCAAAAGCGAGATCAACGTTACGCTGCAGCAGGATGTGAAGGGATTGGAAGAAGTGATGGTCGTAGGTTACGGCCGCACCACCAAGCTCAGCAACACCGTAGCCACCAGCTCCGTGACCGGCGACGAGATCCGACGCGTGCCTACCGCCAGTTTACAGAATGCACTGGTGGGCAAACTGCCCGGCTTCCTCGCTATGCAGCGTTCGGGCCAGCCCGGCCGCGACGGCGCGGAGTTCCTGATCCGCGGCGCGTCCACTTTCTCCGGCAACAGGAACCTGACGCCGCTGATCATCGTGGACGACGTGGAATTCACCGGTAACTTCTCCGACATCGACCCTGAGCAGGTAGCCAGCGTCACCATCCTCAAAGACGCGGCATCCGCCGCCGTTTACGGGATCAAGGGCGCCAACGGCGTAATCGTGGTAACGACTATCCGCGGCCAGAGCGGGAAAGCGCAGATCCGGCTGACAAGCAACTACGGCCGCCAGGGCAACAGCATCCGGCCGCGTTTCCTCAGTGCCTACGACCATGCGCGCCTGCGCAACGACGCGCTGGAGAGCGACGGCTTGCCGAAAGAATATACCGAAGAAGACCTGAATCACTGGAAAAACGGCACCGATCCCTACGGCCATCCGGACATCGACTGGTGGGACGAGCTTATCCGCAAATCCACTACCCAGACGAAAAACAACCTCAGCATTACCGGCGGTTCAGACAAGATGCGTTACTTCATTTCGGTAGGTCACCTGTTCCAGAACGGTATCCTGAAAGATTTCCGGGAGCCGGGATCTTCCGTCAACCCCAACTACTACCTGAAACGCTACAATTACCGCAGCAACCTCGACTTCCAGGTAACACCCACGCTGGACCTGGGGCTCGATGTATCGGGCTATTTCGGGGAAGAAAATGAGCCGAATACCCGTGGCCGCGCCAACAGGAACAAGATCTGGTTTGAGCTGTACGATTATAAGGCACTGCCGCCCATGGCCTATCCCATCTACAACCCCGACGGCAGCTTCGGCGCCGCGCCTGAAACGGTGGTAACGGGGAACGGTGCGGGCAACAACATCGTAGGCAGGCTGATGAAAGGCGGTTACAGGAGAGATTTCGAAAATGATATGCAAGTGAACATCCGCGCCTCCCAGAAACTGAACTTCATCGCTCCCGGCTTGAAACTTTCCGCGCTCGTGAGCTATTCCAGCAACCAAGGCTTCAGCCGCGACCTCGGCCGGACCAACTTCCTGTCGTTCATCTACAACAGCAAAACCGAGACCTATACCCCGCTGCTACCCAATACCTACAGAGACGAGAAGTACTCGCTCGGCAGCACCGCCACCACCGTGGAGAAGCGCCTTAACACGCAGCTTTCCCTCAACTACGACACCACTTTCGGCAAAAACCACCACGTGTACGCGCTCGTGCTCCTGAACCAGTTCTCTGAAACGGAAGGGGCCGCGTTGCCGGAGAATTTCCGGGGGTATACGTTCCGCCTGGGATATGATTTCCGGAAAAAATACCTCATCGAGTTCAACGGCGCATACAACGGCACCGACCGATTCAAGTCCAGCAACCGCTACGGATTCTTCCCGGCGGTTTCCGGCGGCTGGAACATCGCGGAGGAGCCGTTTTTCAAGAACAACGTTAATTTCATGGACCTGCTGAAGATCAGGGGCTCCATCGGGATGACGGGTACCGACGATATCAACAACACTTATCAATACCTCTACGAGCACGTATATAACAACGGACTGGGCTACAACTTCGGTGAAAGCCCGCGTTCATTCGCCGGAATTTACGAAGGCGTGCTGGGTAACGAGAACGTGAGCTGGGAAAAAGAACTGCAATGGAACGTGGGAACGGACATGAACTTCTTCAAAAATAAGTTGTCGTTCACGGCGGAAGTATTCAAAAGAAAAAGAACGGACATCCTCCTGCCCCGCCAGAGCCTCAGTTCCATCATCGGTATCGGCCTGCCGCCGTCTAACCTGGCGCAGGTTTCCAACCGTGGCTTTGAGCTGAACCTGAATTACAACAACAAGATCGGCCAGTTCAGCTATCGGATCAATGCAAATACATCCGTCGCCAAAAACCGGATTGATTTCATGGATGAAGGCGTTCCCCCTTACCCCTGGCTGCGCCAGACGGGCGGGCAAACCAATCGCGAGCTGGGTTACGTGACGGAAGGTTTTTATTATGACCAGGCGGATGTGGACAGAAGCCCGCTTCCCGTGGGGCCCAAGCCGCTGCCAGGCGACCTGAAGTACAAAGACCTGAACAACGACGGGAAGATCGACCCTTACGATATGGCTTACAACCGGTATTCCAACACGCCCACCACACAATATGCGATGACGCTGGGCGGCGACTGGAAAGGCCTGAGCTTTTCCGTAACGTTCCAATCGGCGACCAATTTCGTGCTGAGCCAGTTCGCCGAAGCGGTGACACCATTCTTCGGCAACCTTCGCCAGGTGCACCTCGATGCCTGGACACCGGCAAACCGCGATAACGCGAAATTCCCGCGGATTTCCACGATGGACAACATCAGCAACGCTCTCAGCAATCCCTCCGATTTCTGGACCGTGAAAGGTGATTACATCAAGCTGCGCAATGCAGAGGTCGGTTATACCGTTCCCCGCCGCATCACCAACTCGCTGCGCCTGCAGCAGGTGAGGATTTACGCCAATGGCTCCAACCTCATCACCTGGATGCTCGGCCCGAACCTGTACGACCTGGATCCTGAAGTTTCGTCGAGAACGGAAGGCGGAGTGTATCCCACGCAGCGCGTTTACAACGTAGGCCTGAACGTTAACTTTTAA